From one Phaeodactylum tricornutum CCAP 1055/1 chromosome 16, whole genome shotgun sequence genomic stretch:
- a CDS encoding predicted protein — protein MRVGCSARHWTTAAAALSTLGFVSFLPSSLILTTSATTATTAIAFTPPFGIPYRWQYHNSPPGNSMSTHARSVSTTVRASSSGAPATDKDSKASTTPSILRDVQAALENSWVRQLSPETAENLKKSRKAEGLPDTDDNRTRRPVFNGHYVPVKPTGIAKPRLVMYSPDMAAQLQLTPEQVASPDFVDWVSGNTVLGETWATPYALSIMGTRYTNNCPYGTGNGYGDGRAISIGELHGLELQLKGGGTTPFHRGADGRAVLRSSIREFLASEAMHSLNVSTTRALSLVVSELDTISRPWYSDNSAQSKADPNIMVREKTAITCRVATSFLRVGHLDLFARRVERTSKNTDGTYDTSTLEWKELEDLVWHACYREYRHAAYEPFHETRDIAAAAHVLLKQAADRIAAMVADWVRVGFIQGNFNADNCLVGGRTMDYGPFGFLEYYHPTAAKWTGSGEHFGFLNQPSAGFANFKVLAESVVPVIAAAHGEPSSKILKNVLDDAAKVFQNKVDETFRKKLGFTVEQDIGDDVWEALEPLLRLSQIDWTLFFRQLTMLLKDFPDLSPFYEPLTQQLRARWLTWIEQWRVALDACGSDTDTIFEQMRTTNPKFVLREWMLVDAYTRAAAGDESDMRKLFELIQRPYDEGTKDEINRFYRRASEEALTTGGTAFMS, from the exons ATGCGTGTTGGTTGCAGTGCGCGCCATTGGACGACTGCAGCTGCCGCCTTATCTACCTTGggtttcgtttcctttctACCTTCCTCGTTAATCCTGACGACAAGTGCTACGACTGCAACTACAGCTATAGCCTTTACCCCACCCTTTGGCATTCCGTATCGCTGGCAGTACCACAACTCCCCGCCTGGAAATAGTATGAGTACGCATGCACGTAGTGTGAGCACCACCGTCAGGGCCAGCAGTAGTGGTGCACCTGCTACCGATAAAGACAGCAAGGCTTCGACGACTCCCTCGATACTGCGTGACGTCCAAGCAGCGTTGGAAAACTCTTGGGTTCGTCAGCTTTCGCCCGAAACTGCCGAGAATTTGAAAAAGTCACGGAAAGCGGAAGGGTTGCCCGATACCGACGATAATCGTACCCGGCGTCCCGTCTTTAACGGTCATTACGTCCCGGTCAAACCGACAGGGATTGCCAAACCCCGTCTCGTAATGTACAGTCCCGACATGGCGGCACAATTACAACTTACACCCGAACAGGTTGCATCgccagactttgtcgattGGGTGTCCGGTAATACAGTCTTGGGTGAAACTTGGGCGACACCGTACGCGCTCTCCATTATGGGGACTCGCTACACCAACAACTGTCCCTACGGAACGGGCAACGGCTACGGCGATGGTCGCGCTATATCTATAGGTGAATTGCACGGTCTCGAACTTCAGCTCAAGGGTGGTGGCACCACGCCTTTTCATCGCGGTGCTGATGGCCGCGCCGTCTTGCGGTCCAGCATTCGAGAATTCCTCGCCAGCGAAGCCATGCACTCGTTGAATGTTTCGACTACCCGGGCATTGTCGTTGGTCGTCAGTGAGCTCGACACGATCTCGCGTCCTTGGTATTCGGACAATTCC GCCCAATCCAAGGCTGATCCCAATATTATGGTCCGAGAAAAGACCGCCATTACGTGTCGTGTAGCGACCAGTTTTCTCCGCGTCGGACACCTCGATTTGTTTGCCCGTCGAGTAGAGCGCACCAGTAAAAACACCGACGGTACCTACGACACCTCCACGTTGGAGTGGAAGGAGTTGGAGGATCTCGTTTGGCATGCGTGCTATCGTGAATATCGGCACGCTGCGTACGAACCCTTTCACGAAACACGTGATATTGCCGCGGCTGCTCACGTTTTGTTGAAACAGGCCGCCGACCGCATTGCGGCCATGGTCGCCGATTGGGTCCGTGTTGGTTTCATCCAAGGCAATTTTAACGCGGACAATTGCCTCGTGGGTGGTCGCACCATGGATTACGGTCCCTTCGGCTTTCTCGAGTACTACCATCCCACGGCGGCCAAGTGGACCGGTAGTGGCGAGCATTTTGGTTTTTTGAACCAACCGTCGGCTGGCTTTGCCAATTTCAAAGTGTTGGCAGAAAGTGTGGTTCCCGTGATTGCAGCCGCCCACGGTGAACCGTCGAGTAAGATTCTAAAAAATGTTTTGGATGATGCCGCCAAAGTATTCCAAAACAAGGTAGACGAGACATTTCGGAAAAAGCTGGGTTTTACTGTCGAGCAAGATATCGGCGATGACGTTTGGGAAGCTTTGGAACCGTTGTTGCGACTTTCGCAAATTGACTGGACCCTCTTTTTCCGACAATTGACTATGCTGCTAAAGGACTTTCCCGATTTGTC TCCGTTCTATGAACCATTGACGCAACAGCTTCGTGCGCGGTGGTTAACATGGATAGAGCAGTGGAGAGTTGCACTTGATGCGTGTGGATCCGATACCGATACAATTTTTGAACAGATGCGAACGACCAACCCCAAGTTTGTGCTCCGCGAGTGGATGCTAGTCGATGCGTACACAAGGGCGGCTGCCGGCGATGAATCTGACATGAGGAAGCTCTTTGAGCTGATTCAGCGGCCGTACGACGAGGGAACAAAAGATGAAATAAATCGATTTTACCGACGAGCCTCGGAAGAAGCACTTACGACCGGTGGGACCGCCTTTATGTCCTGA
- a CDS encoding predicted protein — protein MLRTNDDFERHVGIPSDLQQDQRDLGESLTAPRRNEKMTSYWKPTKRLIVTYRNEKGKHDAIYASNAVYNELDNENAVAIEADDHAAMYLKLDQNIEQVEEDSIWEAQGYLEEYVDRGDRRLQELIPYGISMIQANQLSIGSSPVTVCIVDTGVDITHPDLDADNADGANRFSQVDGSVMNWYDDSRGHGSHAAGIVAARIENNLGIRGVGEIPLFVTRGLNDDGRAYESDIIQAIEQCKLAGAKVVSLSLGGLAATSRTRSLYSRLDEQGILVFAAAGNEGSPLSIFPAALPEVVSVAAVQEDRSYWNSSNYGPYIELSAPGRRVLSTVPPDRYATYSGTSMATPFAAGAAALVWSHFPSCSHKQIRFAMAYTADKKDSTQGCSERYGHGIVQVKAAYDFLLVHSCTAFEWGFSSGNGTCTTVDESFRAFETNVFLPIAAQTTPQTLRPTSNPTHLPTARPTSASINSSPPTRLRTSNPNHKPTGAPISQVVAFPVSEPNPQALPATTSRPTSNPNTTRTPLVDSSSAVSPPRRPNFSIWAKPLHWKRLIQNSIASEP, from the coding sequence ATGCTTCGCACAAACGACGACTTCGAACGACACGTTGGGATTCCAAGCGACCTTCAGCAGGATCAACGCGACTTGGGAGAATCACTCACTGCTCCCAggagaaacgaaaaaatgACGTCGTATTGGAAACCAACGAAGCGTCTCATCGTCACTTACAGGAATGAAAAAGGGAAGCACGATGCAATTTATGCTTCCAACGCGGTCTACAATGAGctcgacaacgagaatgCTGTTGCAATCGAGGCGGATGATCATGCCGCTATGTATCTGAAGCTAGACCAAAACATCGAGCAAGTAGAAGAAGACAGTATTTGGGAAGCGCAAGGATATCTAGAGGAATACGTAGATCGAGGAGACCGTCGTCTGCAAGAGCTTATCCCATACGGGATAAGCATGATTCAGGCAAACCAATTGTCAATTGGAAGTAGCCCGGTGACAGTTTGCATCGTTGATACAGGCGTTGATATTACTCACCCTGATCTTGACGCTGATAACGCGGACGGGGCGAACAGATTCTCCCAGGTCGATGGCAGTGTCATGAACTGGTACGACGATAGCCGTGGACACGGATCGCACGCTGCCGGCATAGTTGCTGCTCGCATCGAAAACAATCTCGGTATTCGTGGAGTAGGAGAAATTCCCCTGTTTGTTACCAGAGGGCTTAACGATGATGGTAGAGCGTATGAGTCCGACATAATTCAAGCAATTGAGCAATGCAAGTTGGCTGGTGCAAAAGTTGTAAGTCTCAGTCTAGGTGGCCTTGCCGCCACAAGCCGAACGAGATCTTTGTATTCTCGCTTGGACGAGCAGGGTATTCTTGTGTTTGCAGCGGCGGGTAATGAGGGATCACCTCTGTCCATTTTCCCAGCTGCATTGCCTGAAGTGGTCTCTGTGGCTGCCGTCCAAGAAGACCGTAGCTACTGGAACAGCTCAAACTATGGTCCTTACATTGAACTTTCTGCACCGGGACGCAGAGTCTTGTCAACAGTCCCCCCTGATCGTTACGCTACATATTCAGGAACATCCATGGCTACGCCATTTGCTGCGGGAGCAGCAGCATTGGTGTGGAGCCACTTTCCAAGCTGCTCGCACAAACAAATCCGCTTTGCCATGGCGTACACTGCGGACAAGAAGGATTCGACTCAAGGCTGTAGCGAGCGCTACGGCCATGGAATCGTTCAAGTGAAGGCCGCGTACGATTTTTTGTTAGTACACTCGTGTACTGCATTTGAATGGGGATTTTCGAGTGGGAATGGAACATGTACGACCGTTGATGAGTCTTTTCGTGCATTCGAAACAAATGTATTCCTCCCAATCGCAGCCCAGACCACGCCACAAACTTTGAGGCCTACTAGCAATCCCACTCACCTTCCCACCGCTCGGCCCACGTCTGCTTCCATCAATAGCTCACCACCCACTAGGCTGAGAACCTCCAATCCTAATCACAAACCCACTGGTGCTCCAATCTCTCAAGTAGTGGCTTTTCCTGTCAGCGAGCCAAATCCACAGGCTTTGCCGGCTACGACGTCTAGGCCTACAAGCAACCCCAATACAACGCGCACACCGCTGGTtgattcttcgtcggcaGTTTCGCCTCCTCGAcgaccaaatttttcaatATGGGCAAAACCATTAcattggaaaagattgaTTCAGAATAGTATAGCGAGTGAGCCCTAG
- a CDS encoding predicted protein, with protein MGKAKGDGASKKSVQKQKQKVIEDKTFGLKNKNKSKKVQQHINSVEKNVMNSGDPKMRKMEEQRQKAKADAKARKKAVKDEQDALFGAALLAVSKKKTVDKKEGKVEAAGRDANDEGTKKSTSRAMKMMYQMDAQEMSDKLREDPNYVPSLEDEIEAQRQKKVDELKKSGKGTPVTPETFQVWQDKKRKAKSDAAKKLVEAEFKKKKGGKGLAILSGRALYEYKKELFVDRDDDDLDEVPVGTSRQASTVGDNESSDNGDQEVLHVATQVQSDLFLEGEDDELDDLED; from the exons ATGGGGAAGGCCAAAGGGGATGGAGCCTCGAAAAAGTCAGTCcagaagcaaaagcaaaaggtGATTGAAGACAAAACATTCGGCCTCAAGAACAAGAATAAATCGAAAAAGGTTCAGCAGCATATCAATTCCGTAGAAAAGAATGTGATGAATTCAGGAGATCCAAAGATGCGGAAAATGGAGGAGCAGCGGCAAAAGGCCAAAGCCGATGCCAAGGCTCGCAAGAAGGCCGTCAAGGACGAGCAGGATGCCTTATTTGGCGCCGCGTTGTTAGCAGtttcaaagaaaaagacagtggacaaaaaggaaggaaaagtGGAAGCCGCAGGCCGTGATGCAAATGACGAGGGTACCAAAAAGAGTACCAGTAGGGCGATGAAAATGATGTACCAAATGGATGCACAAGAAATGAGCGATAAGCTGAGAGAAGAT CCAAACTATGTTCCTTCGCTAGAAGATGAGATTGAAGCGCAACGCCAGAAAAAAGTAGACGAGCTGAAAAAGTCAGGCAAAGGTACGCCGGTCACACCAGAGACCTTTCAGGTTTGGCAGGATAAGAAACGGAAAGCAAAATCTGATGCAGCCAAAAAACTCGTGGAAGCCGagttcaaaaagaaaaaaggagGGAAAGGGCTGGCGATTCTATCAGGGCGTGCACTATACGAATACAAAAAGGAATTGTTTGTGGATCGGGACGATGACGACCTGGACGAGGTACCGGTAGGTACTTCTCGACAAGCATCAACCGTTGGAGATAACGAGAGCAGTGATAATGGCGACCAAGAGGTACTACACGTGGCTACTCAAGTACAGAGTGACCTCTTCTTGGAAGGCGAGGATGACGAATTGGATGATCTTGAGGACTGA
- a CDS encoding predicted protein: MYATVVPLRCASRGPHSVKTVLSESLPRLAARRWLAIGKNDKSHEEYMREANKQMERYHEAREAFKAGKLKSKNPRQGSRDSTAAQFTVAGVFLVVFFATPFLGRKIAQDDEFRERWIPSWYDFTVKKPDNAWTRDELHEQMLEVQRNIRERAIAGDFTPEKLEEMQRSLEGMNYPHREGMDRSKVPKVWDSIHPGAEDDDDTLNEA, translated from the coding sequence ATGTATGCGACCGTTGTGCCGCTCCGATGCGCTTCCCGCGGGCCACATTCCGTCAAAACGGTATTGTCGGAGTCGCTGCCGCGGCTGGCGGCTCGCCGATGGCTCGCCATTGGCAAGAACGATAAGTCTCACGAAGAGTACATGCGGGAGGCCAACAAGCAAATGGAAAGATACCACGAAGCTCGTGAAGCCTTCAAAGCAGGAAAACTCAAATCCAAAAATCCGCGCCAAGGATCCAGGGACTCCACGGCGGCACAGTTCACCGTCGCAGGAGTATTCCTTGTGGTATTCTTTGCCACCCCCTTCTTGGGTCGTAAAATTGCTCAGGACGATGAATTCCGTGAGCGATGGATTCCTTCTTGGTACGACTTTACGGTCAAGAAACCGGATAATGCATGGACTCGAGATGAACTACACGAACAAATGCTGGAAGTCCAGCGCAACATTCGTGAGAGAGCCATTGCGGGAGACTTCACTCCGGAGAAGCTGGAGGAGATGCAACGATCCTTGGAAGGCATGAACTACCCGCATCGCGAAGGAATGGATCGTTCCAAAGTCCCTAAAGTATGGGATAGCATTCATCCGGGGGCcgaggacgatgacgacactTTGAATGAGGCGTAA
- a CDS encoding predicted protein translates to MRMSATTIKNNHSSSNATTKHAAQKKALLTVNRQQNRPNSVSSSRKSQLWVLVLAVVALLLLAFLRQETESFPAFPEFSNNSASRSVSKVNPIRQISILGERNSGTRWTYDHISECFNHSLIVKKELTRYKHWFQNDDPSRYPHDTLVLAQFRNPYEWLKAMEHVPHHSPAHLRTDENTNTSERSAGNDWQVFLTKAWTMPRVGLDLELFGNETCQEHFAYKDIVSCTVEPLPKSHYGHKLRYSENQPFYEMRNDGSGIPYDNILEMRTDKIRNFLSVADFEGVSDAWVLQYEHLVKQGTTKLVERVAEVTGIEPNCKPKPPQIRKPKQSRFISADMAAHIRNHLNWTVENMIGYEIEWDREKEATIW, encoded by the exons ATGAGAATGTCCGCTACAACAATCAAAAACAaccacagcagcagcaacgccACTACGAAGCACGCTGCGCAGAAGAAAGCGTTGCTAACTGTGAATCGCCAGCAGAATCGACCCAACTCGGTGAGCAGCAGTCGCAAATCGCAACTATGGGTTTTGGTCCTTGCGGTCGTTGCCTTGCTACTGCTCGCCTTTCTGAGACAAGAAACCGAAAGCTTTCCCGCGTTCCCGGAATTCTCCAATAATTCAGCATCGCGAAGTGTCAGCAAGGTCAATCCGATCCGACAAATCAGCATTTTGGGAGAGCGCAATTCCGGAACGCGATGGACGTATGA CCACATCTCGGAATGCTTCAATCACTCGTTGATCGTCAAGAAAGAGCTCACACGGTACAAGCATTGGTTCCAGAACGATGATCCTTCTCGCTACCCACACGATACGCTAGTCCTCGCGCAGTTCCGCAACCCCTACGAATGGCTCAAGGCCATGGAGCACGTGCCACACCACAGCCCGGCGCATTTGCGAACAGACGAGAACACCAACACGAGCGAACGCTCAGCAGGCAACGATTGGCAGGtctttttgacaaaggcctGGACGATGCCGCGGGTGGGCCTCGACCTGGAACTCTTCGGCAACGAAACCTGTCAAGAACATTTCGCCTACAAGGATATTGTCAGTTGTACGGTCGAACCGCTGCCCAAGTCACACTACGGACACAAACTTCGCTACTCGGAAAATCAGCCATTCTACGAAATGCGCAACGACGGTAGTGGCATTCCCTACGACAACATTTTGGAAATGCGTACGGACAAAATCCGGAATTTCCTCTCGGTTGCTGACTTTGAAGGCGTTTCGGACGCCTGGGTACTGCAGTACGAGCATCTTGTCAAGCAAGGAACGACAAAATTGGTGGAACGTGTTGCCGAGGTGACCGGCATTGAACCGAATTGCAAACCCAAACCGCCGCAAATTCGTAAACCGAAACAATCCCGTTTCATTTCGGCCGACATGGCCGCCCACATTCGCAATCATCTGAATTGGACAGTGGAGAATATGATCGGCTACGAGATTGAATGGGATCGGGAAAAGGAGGCAACCATCTGGTGA
- a CDS encoding predicted protein, with protein sequence MTSNAPPLSSSLSASLFDISSSCQLCDDFPEQIRIPNNTSLWKSYGGRFKFSGVVATVHAASMEDPRLQNAVLESGNGRILLIVRSCSSCHSASIGNEGPDLDSTCCCSERAAILGEENALAAAVNGWSGIIVQGYVRNITTLSKLPMGILALGHTPRAVSRTGTSETISLTSTNSPVAVGNVVCHTGDFACADEDGLVFLDQKVVEASHHFALRQAQGAMQTMNTKTGSSGASSPPSTTHRSASDSRIQEIERETGIGFHEYYRSASATVVAVKPIGASRSHQTPTYSRSSAPKNPWDW encoded by the coding sequence ATGACGTCGAACGCTCCGCCTTTATCCTCTTCTCTATCCGCATCCTTGTTCGACATCTCCTCATCATGCCAATTATGCGATGACTTTCCCGAACAAATCCGGATTCCTAACAACACCTCTCTGTGGAAATCATACGGAGGGCGGTTCAAGTTTAGCGgcgtcgtcgcgacggtGCACGCGGCTTCAATGGAGGATCCAAGATTACAAAATGCCGTTCTCGAATCCGGAAATGGCCGTATTTTGCTAATAGTTCGTTCGTGCTCCTCCTGTCACTCTGCTAGTATCGGCAACGAGGGTCCGGACCTGGACAGCACGTGCTGCTGTTCCGAACGCGCAGCAATTCTTGGTGAAGAGAACGCCTTGGCAGCTGCTGTCAATGGATGGTCGGGTATCATCGTTCAGGGATATGTTCGTAACATAACGACCTTGTCAAAATTACCCATGGGGATTTTGGCGCTGGGACACACACCGCGTGCAGTATCTCGGACGGGTACGTCTGAGACAATCTCGCTGACGTCCACCAATTCACCCGTCGCCGTAGGCAATGTTGTCTGTCATACGGGCGACTTTGCATGTGCGGATGAAGACGGCCTTGTGTTTCTCGATCAAAAAGTAGTCGAAGCCTCTCATCATTTCGCATTGCGGCAAGCTCAAGGCGCTATGCAAACGATGAACACGAAGACAGGCAGTAGTGGTGCGTCATCGCCACCTTCCACCACCCACCGCAGTGCGAGTGACAGCCGTATACAAGAAATTGAGCGGGAAACCGGTATTGGTTTTCACGAATACTACCGTAGCGCTAGCGCGACGGTGGTCGCCGTAAAGCCAATAGGAGCCTCTCGATCGCACCAGACCCCCACCTATTCTAGGTCCTCCGCTCCGAAAAATCCTTGGGATTGGTAG
- a CDS encoding predicted protein, with amino-acid sequence LASYSGQVEEELLDLEASCIQVYRDKAGEIVSLRSDLQECQSVLSSLQEMLLGFQADLGGLSGEIRQLQEKSRTLDVQLKNRREAEEGFRQFLEHIIVAPNLVHAITTGSVNTAFLQSVQEIDQIYKNTHSPTPQPWSGGKPPSDTVAGKQVQEQVRNLRLLAVSRVRDYFLSQLVSLRQPQTNIRMIQVNGLLKYAELQDFLEEASPEIATEILNVYTESMGKTLQQLFRTYQSQLLQLDLSRSSSSRHEVLAMDDALLRDTLTTRAKKRVDVFCLGTRATECLDEDASNHAQPILAHVALAERQRYHYERLFRSILGHLVDAVTNEHVFGRQFFKRDIFTPLFQNTLSLLLEQSENYLFGCYDALCLLLMIKVTHYYRRLMRSRKVHSLDGFFDQLTNLLWPRLKTVMEGHLRSLKQATAVKLGGVDLHPHVVSRRFAEFCCNDSIRSTVANRSAGDMLLEDLTEMVDAYVALMERLSDEHTSQKSRVVFWINNLDAVVCIFQERRVVGKEFNRVVELLMQQREVFVEEELLTGFSKMIAFVQQTEAHMATTPRGETYDANAAVVEALVLDFASKWKGNIDVINRNVLSYFSNFRNGMEILKQVLTQLLLYYTRFQDIIRKVWKNRLPPFCENLISTNIILTEIKRYALAI; translated from the exons CTCGCTTCCTATTCTGGACAAGTCGAAGAAGAGCTACTAGATTTGGAAGCCTCGTGCATTCAGGTCTATCGAGACAAGGCGGGCGAGATCGTTTCGTTACGCTCCGACTTGCAAGAGTGTCAATCGGTTCTATCGTCGCTGCAAGAAATGCTGCTGGGATTCCAGGCTGATTTGGGAGGTTTGAGCGGGGAAATCCGACAACTGCAGGAAAAATCCCGAACATTGGATGTTCAACTCAAGAATCGGCGAGAAGCCGAAGAAGGCTTCCGTCAATTCTTAGAGCATATAATCGTTGCGCCAAATCTAGTGCACGCCATTACAACTGGATCCGTCAACACTGCGTTCCTACAAAGTGTGCAAGAAATCGACCAAATTTACAAAAATACCCATTCCCCCACTCCGCAGCCTTGGTCCGGCGGCAAGCCGCCTTCGGATACTGTTGCTGGAAAGCAAGTCCAGGAACAAGTTCGGAATCTACGATTGCTTGCTGTCTCGCGAGTTCGTGACTACTTCTTGTCACAATTGGTTAGTTTGCGACAACCACAGACAAATATTCGTATGATTCAAGTCAATGGACTTCTAAAGTACGCGGAGCTTcaagactttttggaagaggCCAGTCCGGAAATTGCCACTGAAATTCTGAATGTTTACACCGAGTCCATGGGCAAGACTCTACAGCAGCTCTTTCGTACTTACCAATCGCAATTATTGCAACTCGACTTATCCAGATCGTCATCATCTCGGCACGAGGTCCTGGCCATGGATGACGCGCTACTGAGAGATACTCTTACGACTCGTGCGAAGAAACGCGTCGATGTCTTCTGCCTTGGTACCCGAGCTACTGAATGCCTGGACGAAGACGCTTCGAACCATGCGCAGCCAATACTGGCTCATGTAGCGTTGGCCGAACGTCAACGGTACCATTATGAACGATTATTTCGTTCTATTCTTGGGCACTTGGTGGACGCCGTAACAAACGAACATGTTTTCGGTCGTCAATTTTTCAAGCGAGATATCTTCACGCCCCTCTTCCAAAATACACTCAGTCTGCTATTGGAACAATCTGAAAACTACTTGTTTGGTTGCTACGACGCGCTTTGTCTCCTTCTAATGATCAAGGTGACGCATTACTACCGACGCTTGATGCGATCGCGGAAAGTACACTCGCTCGATGGTTTTTTCGATCAGCTCACTAATTTGCTTTGGCCACGCTTAAAAACTGTTATGGAGGGGCACTTACGGAGTTTGAAACAAGCGACGGCTGTCAAGTTGGGTGGTGTTGACTTGCACCCCCATGTTGTCAGCCGACGATTTGCTGAGTTCTGCTGCA ACGACTCGATTCGAAGCACGGTGGCGAACAGGAGTGCAGGGGACATGCTGTTGGAGGACCTAACAGAAATGGTGGACGCTTACGTAGCTCTGATGGAACGATTGTCCGACGAACACACGTCGCAAAAGAGTCGTGTCGTTTTTTGGATCAATAATTTAGATGCAGTCGTCTGTATTTTTCAAGAACGTCGCGTTGTTGGCAAGGAATTCAATCGAGTTGTTGAGTTGCTGATGCAACAACGAGAAGTGTTTGTCGAAGAGGAGCTCTTGACAggattttcaaaaatgatTGCCTTCGTTCAACAGACTGAGGCGCACATGGCGACCACGCCAAGGGGTGAAACCTACGATGCCAACGCAGCCGTCGTCGAAGCACTGGTACTAGACTTTGCCTCCAAATGGAAAGGAAATATTGACGTTATCAATCGCAACGTACTATCCTACTTTTCCAATTTCCGGAACGGAATGGAAATTCTCAAACAAGTATTGACGCAGCTGCTCCTTTACTACACGCGCTTTCAAGATATTATTCGAAAAGTTTGGAAAAATCGATTGCCACCCTTCTGTGAAAATCTGATCAGTACCAACATTATTCTGACCGAGATTAAACGTTATGCACTGGCGATATGA
- the RabGDI gene encoding predicted protein (putative Rab GTPase:GTP Dissociation Inhibitor) produces MEPLADGEYDAIVMGTGLKECVISGLLSTQGKRVLQLDRNGYYGADGASLNLSTLFGKFQAGEPPTNLGANRDYNIDLIPKFIMATGNLTKMLLHTKVTRYLEFKSISGSYVYKAGKVLKVPATPQEALSSPLMGLFEKRRFRNFLIFIDQYKPESPETHQGRDLNTMTMRQLYTDFGLVPDTHQFISHAMCLELDEDHMDQPAASTVATLQTYMYSLSRYGTSPYIYPVYGLGGLPEGFSRICAIHGGTFMLNQDIDEVLFNESGQAYGVKAGNQMAKANMIIGDPSYFPPEKIKPTGVVVRCICLLDHPIPNTNNAESAQIVIPGPQVGRKNDIFVCAMSHGLAVASPGIYVAIVSTLIEKGNPDEDVAPGLQILGPILQRFMSVSSTYEPVSDGSDDKCFISASFDATSHFEHDVDDMLRLYERVSGTKLDMSINADSVEGDY; encoded by the coding sequence ATGGAGCCGCTCGCCGACGGTGAATACGACGCCATTGTCATGGGCACTGGCCTGAAGGAATGCGTCATTTCCGGATTGCTTTCCACGCAAGGCAAGCGCGTCTTGCAGCTCGATCGCAACGGATACTACGGAGCTGACGGCGCTTCGCTTAATCTTTCCACCCTCTTTGGAAAGTTTCAAGCCGGGGAACCCCCCACCAATCTAGGAGCCAACCGAGACTACAACATTGATCTCATTCCAAAGTTCATCATGGCCACCGGAAACCTTACCAAGATGTTGCTGCACACCAAGGTCACGCGTTACTTGGAATTCAAATCCATTTCCGGATCCTACGTCTACAAGGCAGGAAAAGTTCTCAAGGTACCCGCCACGCCACAGGAAGCGTTGTCTTCGCCTCTCATGGGACTATTCGAGAAACGCCGTTTTCGAAACTTTTTGATTTTTATTGATCAGTACAAGCCGGAATCTCCAGAAACTCATCAAGGTCGTGATCTTAACACCATGACCATGCGTCAGCTCTATACCGATTTTGGTCTCGTCCCGGATACGCATCAGTTCATTTCCCATGCCATGTGTCTCGAACTCGATGAAGACCATATGGATCAGCCCGCCGCCAGCACCGTAGCAACCTTGCAAACGTACATGTACTCGCTTTCGCGCTACGGTACCTCGCCCTACATCTATCCCGTCTACGGCCTCGGCGGATTGCCCGAAGGTTTTTCGCGAATCTGCGCCATTCACGGCGGAACCTTCATGTTGAATCAGGACATTGACGAGGTCTTGTTCAACGAAAGCGGACAAGCTTACGGTGTCAAGGCAGGTAATCAGATGGCCAAGGCCAATATGATCATTGGCGATCCCTCCTACTTTCCGCCGGAAAAGATAAAGCCGACGGGGGTCGTCGTCCGTTGCATTTGTTTGCTCGATCATCCCATCCCCAACACGAACAATGCCGAATCGGCGCAAATCGTCATTCCGGGACCCCAAGTCGGTCGCAAGAACGATATCTTTGTCTGTGCCATGAGTCACGGCTTGGCCGTCGCGTCGCCAGGTATTTATGTCGCGATCGTCTCCACGCtgattgaaaaaggcaatccGGACGAAGACGTTGCCCCGGGTTTGCAAATCCTCGGACCGATCTTGCAACGTTTCATGTCCGTCTCCAGCACCTACGAGCCCGTCTCGGACGGCAGCGACGACAAGTGCTTTATCTCGGCTAGCTTTGACGCGACGTCCCATTTTGAACACGACGTGGATGATATGCTGCGTCTTTACGAACGCGTTTCTGGGACCAAACTAGACATGTCCATCAATGCGGATAGTGTAGAAGGAGACTATTAG